In Equus quagga isolate Etosha38 chromosome 14, UCLA_HA_Equagga_1.0, whole genome shotgun sequence, one DNA window encodes the following:
- the LOC124251861 gene encoding guanine nucleotide-binding protein subunit alpha-15: MARSLTWRCCPWCLTEEEKTAARIDQEINRILLEQKKRDRGELKLLLLGPGESGKSTFIKQMRIIHGAGYSEEDRKGFRPLVYQNIFVSVRNMLEAMERLQIPFSRPESKHHASLVMSQDPYKVTTFEKRYAVAIQWLWRDAGVRACYERRREFHLLDSAVYYLSHLERITEPDYIPTAQDVLRSRMPTTGINEYCFSVQKTNLR; the protein is encoded by the exons ATGGCCCGCTCGCTGACCTGGCGCTGCTGCCCCTGGTGCCTGACGGAGGAGGAGAAGACGGCGGCCCGGATCGACCAGGAGATCAACCGGATCCTCTTGGAACAGAAGAAGCGGGACCGCGGGGAgctgaagctgctgctgctgg GCCCCGGGGAGAGCGGGAAGAGCACGTTCATCAAGCAGATGCGCATCATCCACGGGGCCGGCTACTCGGAGGAGGACCGCAAGGGCTTCCGGCCCCTCGTCTACCAGAACATCTTCGTCTCCGTGCGCAACATGCTCGAGGCCATGGAGCGGCTGCAGATCCCCTTCAGCCGGCCCGAGAGTAAG CACCACGCCAGCCTGGTCATGAGCCAGGACCCCTACAAGGTGACCACCTTCGAGAAGCGCTACGCCGTGGCCATCCAGTGGCTGTGGAGGGACGCGGGGGTCCGGGCCTGCTACGAGCGTCGGCGCGAGTTCCACCTGCTCGACTCGGCCGTGTA CTACCTGTCCCACCTGGAGCGGATCACAGAGCCTGACTACATCCCCACGGCACAGGACGTGCTCCGCAGCCGCATGCCCACCACCGGCATCAACGAGTACTGCTTCTCCGTGCAGAAAACCAACCTGCGGTGA